The following proteins are co-located in the Spinactinospora alkalitolerans genome:
- the cimA gene encoding citramalate synthase: protein MLDDSFHVFDTTLRDGAQREGVNLTVADKLAIAKLLDEFGVGFIEGGWPGANPKDTEFFQRAQTELTLEHAQLTAFGATRRAGVRAADDPQVAALRESGAPVVTLVAKSDDRHVELALRTTLQENLEMIADTVSHLRDSGRRVFLDCEHFFDGYRHNPDYALSVVRTAAEAGAAAVVLCDTNGGMLPADIARVVTEVGERTGARLGIHAQDDTGCAVANTLAAVEAGATHVQCTANGYGERVGNANLFSVVPALVLKHGREVLPEGRLREMTRVSQAIAEIVNIAPATHQPYVGTSAFAHKAGLHASAIKVDPDLYQHTDPALVGNDMRMLVSDMAGRASIELKAKELGFDLGGDRELLGRVVDRVKSMELAGYSFEAADASLELLLREELGRPVRYFEVESWRTLVERRADGTTMSEATVKLHVKGERVIATGEGNGPVNALDRALRSAMEGVYTALADVELSDYKVRILEGTSGTDAVTRVLVGSTDGHGGWTTVGVGENVIDASWIALEQAVTYGLLRQGYEQ from the coding sequence ATGCTGGACGACAGTTTCCACGTTTTCGACACGACCCTGCGCGATGGCGCTCAGCGCGAGGGCGTCAACCTCACCGTCGCCGACAAGCTGGCGATCGCGAAGCTGCTCGACGAGTTCGGCGTGGGCTTCATCGAGGGCGGTTGGCCAGGAGCCAACCCCAAGGACACGGAATTCTTCCAGCGGGCTCAAACAGAGCTGACGCTGGAACACGCGCAGCTCACCGCGTTCGGCGCGACCCGCCGGGCCGGTGTGCGGGCCGCCGACGACCCTCAGGTGGCCGCCCTGCGCGAATCCGGTGCGCCGGTCGTCACCCTTGTCGCCAAGAGTGACGACCGGCACGTCGAACTGGCCCTGCGAACCACGCTCCAGGAGAACCTGGAGATGATCGCCGACACCGTGTCCCACCTGCGCGACAGCGGCCGGCGGGTGTTCCTGGACTGCGAGCACTTCTTCGACGGCTACCGGCACAACCCCGACTACGCGCTGAGCGTCGTGCGCACCGCCGCCGAGGCCGGCGCCGCGGCGGTCGTCCTGTGCGACACCAACGGCGGCATGCTGCCCGCCGACATCGCCCGCGTCGTCACCGAGGTCGGCGAGCGCACCGGCGCCCGCCTCGGTATCCACGCCCAGGACGACACCGGCTGCGCCGTCGCCAACACGCTGGCCGCCGTCGAGGCCGGCGCCACCCACGTGCAGTGCACCGCCAACGGCTACGGCGAGCGCGTCGGCAACGCCAACCTGTTCTCCGTCGTTCCGGCGCTGGTGCTCAAGCACGGACGCGAGGTGCTGCCCGAGGGGCGGCTGCGGGAGATGACCCGCGTCTCCCAGGCCATCGCCGAAATCGTCAACATCGCCCCGGCCACCCACCAGCCCTATGTCGGCACCTCGGCCTTCGCGCACAAGGCCGGGCTGCACGCGTCGGCGATCAAGGTCGACCCGGACCTCTACCAGCACACCGACCCGGCCCTGGTCGGCAACGACATGCGGATGCTGGTCTCGGACATGGCCGGGCGGGCCTCCATCGAGCTCAAGGCCAAGGAGCTGGGTTTCGACCTGGGCGGCGACCGCGAACTCCTCGGCAGGGTCGTGGACCGGGTCAAGTCCATGGAGCTCGCCGGCTACAGCTTCGAGGCCGCCGACGCGTCGCTGGAGCTGCTGCTGCGCGAGGAGCTGGGGCGGCCCGTGCGCTACTTCGAGGTGGAGTCGTGGCGGACGCTGGTCGAGCGGCGCGCCGACGGCACCACGATGAGCGAGGCCACCGTCAAGCTGCACGTCAAGGGCGAGCGGGTGATCGCCACGGGCGAGGGCAACGGCCCCGTCAACGCGCTGGACCGCGCGCTGCGCTCGGCGATGGAGGGCGTCTACACCGCCCTGGCCGATGTGGAGCTCTCCGACTACAAGGTGCGCATCCTCGAAGGCACCTCCGGAACCGACGCCGTCACCCGTGTCCTGGTCGGCTCCACCGACGGCCACGGCGGGTGGACCACGGTCGGCGTCGGCGAGAACGTCATCGACGCCTCCTGGATCGCGCTGGAGCAGGCGGTCACCTACGGCCTGCTGCGCCAGGGGTACGAGCAGTGA
- a CDS encoding DUF3152 domain-containing protein produces MVILLGLVLVGAGTGALATGVLSPESQVQAVPPTPEGSPELQRAPTPTAAPPSPSETPPLLRSVEEEVATGSGDLEVVPGESEVAGDGPLKRYLVEVEGDLPGDPQDFAAAVEEILGDPRSWGGDGEMSTRRVDEGPVDFRVALTAPGTVDFMCAPLQTNGYVSCTQGGRAVINQNRWVSGVDHFDGDLETYRIYVINHEVGHALGHGHVGCPGTGEPAPVMQQQTFGLQGCEKNGWVHP; encoded by the coding sequence CTGGTGATCCTGCTCGGTCTCGTGCTGGTCGGCGCGGGCACCGGCGCACTGGCCACGGGCGTGCTCTCACCGGAGAGCCAGGTCCAGGCGGTGCCGCCCACACCCGAAGGGTCCCCGGAGCTGCAGCGCGCGCCGACCCCCACCGCGGCCCCGCCCTCCCCGTCCGAGACGCCGCCGCTGCTGCGCTCGGTCGAGGAGGAGGTCGCCACGGGCAGCGGCGACCTGGAGGTGGTGCCGGGCGAGAGCGAGGTCGCGGGGGACGGTCCCCTGAAGCGCTACCTGGTCGAGGTCGAGGGGGACCTGCCGGGCGACCCGCAGGACTTCGCCGCGGCCGTCGAGGAGATCCTCGGCGACCCGCGCAGTTGGGGCGGTGACGGCGAGATGTCGACGCGGCGCGTCGACGAGGGCCCCGTGGACTTCCGCGTCGCGCTCACCGCACCCGGCACGGTCGACTTCATGTGCGCCCCGCTGCAGACGAACGGCTACGTCTCCTGCACCCAGGGCGGCCGCGCGGTCATCAACCAGAACCGCTGGGTCTCCGGCGTCGACCACTTCGACGGCGACCTGGAGACCTACCGGATCTACGTGATCAACCACGAGGTGGGGCACGCGCTGGGCCACGGCCACGTCGGCTGCCCCGGCACCGGCGAGCCGGCCCCCGTCATGCAGCAGCAGACGTTCGGCCTGCAGGGCTGCGAGAAGAACGGCTGGGTGCATCCCTAG
- a CDS encoding antibiotic biosynthesis monooxygenase family protein, with translation MSIVKFNVLTVPEDAGTTLEERFAKRAGLVENAEGFEEFQLLRPVEGTDKYLVYTRWRSEADFQNWLQSRAFQQGHAEAARDSAQAGHGHGHGQGGPAATGSEIWGFEVIQHVKAGE, from the coding sequence ATGAGTATCGTGAAATTCAACGTGTTGACCGTCCCCGAGGACGCCGGCACGACGCTGGAGGAGCGGTTCGCCAAGCGCGCGGGCCTGGTGGAGAACGCCGAGGGCTTCGAGGAGTTCCAGTTGCTCCGCCCGGTCGAGGGCACCGACAAGTACCTGGTCTACACCCGCTGGCGCTCCGAAGCGGACTTCCAGAACTGGCTGCAGAGCCGGGCGTTCCAGCAGGGCCACGCCGAGGCCGCCAGGGACAGCGCCCAGGCCGGGCACGGCCACGGGCACGGGCAGGGCGGCCCGGCCGCGACCGGCAGCGAGATCTGGGGCTTCGAGGTCATCCAGCACGTCAAGGCCGGGGAGTAG
- a CDS encoding fumarylacetoacetate hydrolase family protein — protein MRIARFSSGEDVGFGLIDTDDTGEQFVSRISGHPLLGQIQLAGERARLEDVRLLSPVLPSKVVCIGKNYADHVAEMKDVTGESTEEPVVFLKPSTSVAGPNDPVFYPALSERVDYEGELAVVIGRVCREVPVERAKDVVFGYTAGNDVTARDLQKKDKQWTRGKGFDSFCPIGPWIETGLSLEEAGDLRVTTTVDGEVRQDGRTSQFIHDIPTMISYITSFMTLLPGDVILTGTPAGVGPVEVGQQMTVSIEKIGDLTNRVVTRD, from the coding sequence TTGCGCATCGCGAGATTTTCGTCCGGGGAAGACGTCGGCTTCGGCCTGATCGACACCGACGACACCGGCGAGCAGTTCGTTTCCCGGATCAGCGGGCATCCGCTGCTGGGGCAGATCCAGCTCGCCGGTGAGCGGGCCAGGCTGGAGGACGTGCGGCTGCTCTCCCCGGTGCTGCCCAGCAAGGTCGTGTGCATCGGCAAGAACTACGCCGACCACGTCGCCGAGATGAAGGACGTCACCGGCGAGTCCACCGAGGAGCCGGTGGTCTTCCTCAAGCCCTCCACCTCCGTGGCCGGTCCGAACGACCCGGTCTTCTATCCGGCGCTCTCCGAACGCGTGGACTACGAGGGCGAGCTGGCCGTCGTCATCGGCCGGGTGTGCCGCGAGGTGCCCGTGGAGCGCGCGAAGGACGTCGTCTTCGGCTACACCGCCGGCAACGACGTGACGGCCAGGGACCTGCAGAAGAAGGACAAGCAGTGGACGCGGGGGAAGGGCTTCGACTCCTTCTGCCCGATCGGCCCGTGGATCGAGACCGGGCTGAGCCTGGAGGAGGCCGGGGACCTGCGGGTGACCACCACCGTGGACGGCGAGGTCCGCCAGGACGGCCGCACGTCGCAGTTCATCCACGACATTCCGACGATGATCTCCTACATCACCTCGTTCATGACCCTGCTGCCCGGAGACGTCATCCTCACCGGCACCCCGGCGGGTGTCGGCCCGGTCGAGGTCGGCCAGCAGATGACCGTCTCCATCGAGAAGATCGGCGACCTGACCAACCGGGTCGTCACCCGGGACTAA
- the gltX gene encoding glutamate--tRNA ligase → MRFAPSPTGMFHVGGARSALFNWALARQRPDGRFVLRIEDTDAARNKPEWTEGIIRALGWLGIKEGDPHFEGPYFQSTYAGKHREAAEQMFKDGRAYYCDCTREQVQERRDNPHLGYDGFCRDRGLEPGPGRALRFRVPEGGPTVVDDRIRGRVEFEHSAIEDFVIARADGSPLFVLANVVDDVEMRITQVVRGEEHLSNTPKQQLLWEALGHTPPVWAHLPVIVNEKRQKLSKRRDKVALESYQDEGYLPEAMVNYLMLLGWAPGGDREIMPWEEMEPLFDISDVNSSSAFFDEKKLRAFNGEYIRMLPEPEFVERCLPWLRPEEAPWPAENFDTKAFATIAPLAQSRVALLGEIVPNVDFLFLDRPVEDERSWNKAMKPGVGKEMLTAALDRFDDRDLAWEAAELKTALEETGARLGLKLGKAQAPVRVAVTGRTVGLPLFESLELLGRERVQERLRAALARLEAAEAAGGAGE, encoded by the coding sequence GTGCGCTTCGCGCCCTCCCCCACCGGCATGTTCCACGTCGGCGGCGCGCGCTCGGCGCTGTTCAACTGGGCGCTGGCCCGGCAGCGGCCCGACGGCAGGTTCGTGCTGCGCATCGAGGACACCGACGCCGCGCGCAACAAGCCGGAGTGGACCGAGGGCATCATCCGGGCGCTGGGCTGGCTCGGCATCAAGGAGGGCGACCCGCACTTCGAGGGGCCCTACTTCCAGTCGACCTACGCCGGCAAGCACCGCGAGGCGGCCGAGCAGATGTTCAAGGACGGCCGCGCCTACTACTGCGACTGCACCCGCGAGCAGGTGCAGGAGCGCCGGGACAACCCGCACCTGGGCTACGACGGCTTCTGCCGCGACCGCGGCCTGGAGCCCGGCCCTGGCCGGGCGCTGCGGTTCCGGGTGCCCGAGGGCGGTCCCACCGTCGTCGACGACCGGATCCGCGGCCGGGTGGAGTTCGAGCACAGCGCCATCGAGGACTTCGTGATCGCTCGCGCCGACGGCTCCCCGCTGTTCGTGCTGGCCAACGTGGTCGACGACGTGGAGATGCGCATCACCCAGGTGGTCCGCGGCGAGGAGCACCTGTCCAACACCCCCAAGCAGCAGTTGCTGTGGGAGGCGCTGGGGCACACGCCGCCGGTGTGGGCGCACCTGCCGGTCATCGTGAACGAGAAGCGGCAGAAGCTGTCCAAGCGCCGCGACAAGGTCGCCCTGGAGTCCTACCAGGACGAGGGCTACCTCCCCGAGGCGATGGTCAACTACCTGATGCTGCTCGGCTGGGCGCCCGGCGGGGACCGCGAGATCATGCCGTGGGAGGAGATGGAGCCGCTGTTCGATATCTCCGACGTCAACAGCTCCAGCGCGTTCTTCGACGAGAAGAAGCTGCGCGCGTTCAACGGCGAGTACATCCGGATGCTCCCGGAGCCGGAGTTCGTCGAGCGCTGCCTGCCGTGGCTGCGGCCCGAGGAGGCCCCCTGGCCGGCGGAGAACTTCGACACCAAGGCCTTCGCCACCATCGCGCCGCTCGCGCAGAGCCGGGTCGCGCTGCTCGGTGAGATCGTCCCGAACGTGGACTTCCTCTTCCTGGACCGGCCGGTCGAGGACGAGCGGAGCTGGAACAAGGCGATGAAGCCGGGCGTCGGCAAGGAGATGCTCACCGCGGCCCTGGACCGGTTCGACGACCGGGACCTCGCCTGGGAGGCGGCCGAGCTCAAGACCGCCCTCGAGGAGACCGGTGCGCGGCTGGGCCTGAAGCTGGGCAAGGCGCAGGCGCCGGTGCGCGTGGCCGTCACCGGCCGCACAGTGGGCCTGCCGCTGTTCGAGTCGCTGGAGCTGCTCGGCCGTGAGCGCGTCCAGGAGCGCCTGCGCGCCGCGCTGGCCCGGCTGGAGGCCGCCGAGGCCGCCGGAGGCGCGGGGGAGTGA
- a CDS encoding carboxymuconolactone decarboxylase family protein: MSANTRTRRRADVAEHLPDVYKHLVAIDALTKDVLGGALMELVKLRASYINGCAFCIDMHARDALRRGEESRRLFALAAWHEAPGLFTEAERAAFGLVDAVTRLGEHGVPDEVYDAAAEHHTERELAALIVATATINAYNRIGIARRAEVPPLR, translated from the coding sequence ATGTCCGCGAACACCCGGACGCGGCGCAGGGCCGACGTGGCCGAGCACCTGCCCGACGTCTACAAGCACCTGGTGGCGATCGACGCGCTCACCAAGGACGTCCTCGGCGGCGCGCTCATGGAACTGGTGAAGCTGCGCGCGTCCTACATCAACGGCTGCGCGTTCTGCATCGACATGCACGCCCGCGACGCGCTGCGGCGGGGCGAGGAGAGCCGGCGGCTGTTCGCGCTGGCGGCCTGGCACGAGGCGCCCGGACTGTTCACCGAGGCCGAGCGCGCGGCGTTCGGGCTGGTGGACGCCGTGACGCGGCTCGGAGAGCACGGCGTGCCCGATGAGGTCTACGACGCCGCTGCCGAGCACCACACCGAGCGGGAGCTCGCGGCGCTGATCGTGGCGACGGCGACGATCAACGCCTACAACCGGATCGGCATCGCCCGGCGCGCCGAGGTGCCGCCCCTGCGTTAG
- a CDS encoding MerR family transcriptional regulator, which produces MKISELSRRSGVSVATIKYYLREGLLPKGEATAATQAGYSEAHVRRLRLIRALAEAADLPLARVKGVLDAVDDPEIGLHRLLGTALYELGPRITPPADDPEWRRAEEATDRLLDELGWKVTSRAPARLHLARTVATMARLGRPVGPELLRSYAETAHSTARRDLEQIDPDRPREDNVEHAIAMTLLLEQAFVAMRRLAQEDLSARRFTADPPEEC; this is translated from the coding sequence GTGAAAATCTCGGAGCTGAGCCGGCGCAGCGGCGTATCCGTCGCGACGATCAAGTACTACCTGCGGGAGGGGCTGCTCCCGAAGGGCGAGGCCACGGCGGCCACCCAGGCCGGCTACTCCGAGGCGCACGTCCGCAGGCTCAGGCTCATCCGGGCGCTGGCCGAAGCCGCCGACCTCCCCCTCGCGCGCGTCAAGGGCGTCCTCGACGCCGTGGACGATCCGGAGATCGGCCTGCACCGGCTCCTGGGCACTGCGCTGTACGAGCTCGGTCCGCGGATCACCCCGCCCGCCGACGACCCCGAGTGGCGGCGGGCCGAGGAGGCCACCGACCGGCTCCTGGACGAGCTCGGCTGGAAGGTGACCTCCCGGGCCCCCGCCCGCCTCCACCTGGCCCGGACCGTCGCCACGATGGCGCGGCTGGGCCGGCCCGTCGGCCCCGAGCTGCTGCGCTCCTACGCCGAGACCGCGCACAGCACGGCCCGCCGCGACCTGGAGCAGATCGACCCCGACCGGCCCAGGGAGGACAACGTGGAGCACGCGATCGCGATGACCCTGCTGCTGGAGCAGGCGTTCGTCGCGATGCGCCGCCTCGCCCAGGAGGACCTCTCGGCCCGCCGGTTCACGGCCGATCCGCCGGAGGAGTGCTGA
- a CDS encoding TlpA disulfide reductase family protein: protein MRFEVLTEGVGESLEAEPDASGRLMAAVEAPVLGWRRRAHGWCRGDACVPSARAAQLEEDGRIDVVAFAEMLGDAVAVDIGAGLVATVPTPPPGSGTGEAPDFTLTGLDGVPYRLSDFRGRKVALVIWASWCGCRYDLPAWEARHRELAGHGFTVVSVALDHALDDARPWIEEAAPAHPALVDLDGVVAARYDVVNVPTAVWIDEDGRVARPQDTQVATDLFQSLNGLSADASLAALRRWVTRGDTGIGDERRGLRVPTDREQRARAHARLAVALAERGDADRAAHHRRRAAELAPRDVAIRRGLMGLLGEDPFGEAYFALRDELTAAGVPIYRPLGADTADA, encoded by the coding sequence ATGAGATTCGAGGTCCTCACCGAGGGAGTGGGGGAGAGCCTGGAGGCCGAGCCGGACGCGTCCGGACGCCTGATGGCCGCGGTGGAGGCGCCCGTCCTGGGCTGGCGCCGCCGGGCGCACGGCTGGTGCCGGGGCGACGCCTGCGTCCCCTCCGCCAGGGCGGCGCAGTTGGAGGAGGACGGCCGGATCGACGTGGTCGCGTTCGCGGAGATGCTGGGTGACGCGGTCGCCGTCGACATCGGTGCCGGGCTGGTCGCGACCGTGCCGACACCGCCCCCCGGATCGGGGACCGGCGAGGCCCCTGATTTCACCCTCACCGGCCTCGACGGGGTCCCGTACCGCCTGTCCGACTTCCGGGGCCGCAAGGTCGCGCTGGTCATTTGGGCGTCGTGGTGCGGCTGCCGCTACGACCTCCCGGCCTGGGAGGCCCGGCACCGCGAGCTCGCCGGGCACGGGTTCACGGTGGTCAGCGTCGCGCTCGACCACGCCCTCGACGACGCCCGGCCGTGGATCGAGGAGGCCGCCCCCGCCCATCCGGCGCTGGTGGACCTCGACGGCGTGGTCGCCGCCCGCTACGACGTCGTCAACGTGCCCACGGCGGTCTGGATCGACGAGGACGGGCGCGTCGCCCGCCCGCAGGACACCCAGGTGGCCACCGACCTGTTCCAATCCTTGAACGGGCTCAGCGCCGACGCCTCCCTGGCCGCGCTGCGCCGCTGGGTGACCCGAGGGGACACCGGGATCGGCGACGAGCGCCGGGGCCTGCGCGTCCCCACGGACCGGGAGCAGCGGGCCCGCGCCCACGCCCGGCTCGCCGTGGCGCTGGCCGAGCGCGGCGACGCCGACCGCGCGGCCCACCACCGCCGGCGGGCCGCCGAGCTCGCTCCGCGCGACGTGGCGATCCGCCGCGGCCTGATGGGCCTGCTCGGCGAGGATCCGTTCGGCGAGGCCTACTTCGCGCTCCGCGACGAGCTGACCGCCGCGGGCGTGCCCATCTACCGGCCCCTCGGGGCGGACACGGCGGATGCCTGA
- a CDS encoding PQQ-dependent sugar dehydrogenase codes for MGRRAGIAAAGVIVVLTAACSGAPEGTGGPASRNGTGEETARMVPPGEPADVATGLEVPWAIGFLPDGSALVTERDSARVLRVRPDGTTSEAGEVEGVSPGSEGGLLGLAVSPEFAEDSHVYVYYTSDSGNRIARMTYDAEDGLGEQEVLVDGIPVAQFHNGGRIRFGPDGMLYAGTGDAGDGSLAQDTDSLAGKILRMTPEGEPAEGNPFGNLVLSYGHRNVQGLAWDEDGMMFGVEFGQNTYDEVNVIEPGGNYGWPEVEGVGDREEYIDPVVTWTPEEASPSGAAVAGGSLWVAALRGERLWRVPLSGDDDPVLEPEQLYVGEYGRLRAVAATPDGEEIWVSTSNRDGRGSPGEGDDRILSIPLEG; via the coding sequence ATGGGACGCCGTGCAGGGATCGCCGCCGCCGGGGTGATCGTGGTGCTCACGGCGGCGTGTTCGGGAGCGCCGGAGGGGACCGGCGGGCCCGCATCGCGGAACGGGACGGGGGAGGAGACCGCGCGCATGGTCCCGCCCGGCGAACCCGCCGACGTCGCCACCGGCCTGGAGGTCCCCTGGGCGATCGGCTTCCTGCCCGACGGCTCGGCGCTGGTGACCGAGCGCGACTCTGCCCGCGTGCTGCGGGTGCGGCCCGACGGCACGACCAGCGAGGCCGGAGAGGTCGAGGGCGTCTCGCCGGGCAGTGAGGGCGGGCTGCTGGGGCTGGCGGTGTCGCCGGAGTTCGCCGAGGACTCCCACGTCTACGTCTACTACACCTCCGACTCCGGCAACCGGATCGCCCGCATGACCTACGACGCCGAGGACGGCCTTGGTGAGCAGGAGGTCCTGGTCGACGGCATCCCGGTCGCGCAGTTCCACAACGGCGGCCGGATCAGGTTCGGCCCCGACGGGATGCTCTACGCCGGCACCGGCGACGCCGGCGACGGCTCCCTGGCGCAGGACACCGATTCGCTCGCCGGCAAGATCCTGCGGATGACGCCGGAGGGCGAGCCCGCGGAGGGCAACCCGTTCGGAAACCTGGTCCTCAGCTACGGCCACCGCAACGTCCAGGGTCTGGCCTGGGACGAGGACGGCATGATGTTCGGCGTCGAGTTCGGCCAGAACACCTATGACGAGGTCAACGTGATCGAGCCGGGCGGCAACTACGGCTGGCCCGAGGTCGAGGGGGTCGGCGACCGGGAGGAGTACATCGACCCCGTGGTCACCTGGACCCCGGAGGAGGCCTCGCCCAGCGGGGCGGCCGTCGCGGGCGGGTCCCTGTGGGTGGCCGCGCTGCGCGGCGAGCGCCTGTGGCGGGTGCCGCTGAGCGGCGACGACGATCCGGTGCTGGAGCCGGAGCAGCTCTACGTCGGGGAGTACGGCCGGCTGCGCGCCGTCGCCGCCACGCCGGACGGCGAGGAGATCTGGGTGAGCACCAGCAACCGCGACGGCCGCGGCTCGCCCGGGGAGGGTGACGACCGCATCCTGAGCATCCCCCTGGAGGGGTGA
- a CDS encoding IclR family transcriptional regulator translates to MSVLDALESGPASLAQLVQITGLARPTAHRLAVALERHRMVTRDSQGRFVLGPRLGELSIATGEDRLLAAANPVLIQLRDLTGESAQLYRRQGDARVCVAAAERTSGLRDTVPVGSELPMNAGSAAQVLVAWEDSDRIRKALRGAHFTAATLAQVRRRRWSQSVGEREQGVASVSAPISGPGGRVIAAVSVSGPIERLTRSPGRLHAQAVTSAAEKISEALHNHEPNGR, encoded by the coding sequence ATGTCCGTGCTCGACGCGCTGGAATCCGGGCCCGCTTCACTGGCTCAGCTCGTACAGATCACCGGCCTGGCACGGCCCACGGCGCACCGATTGGCGGTCGCGCTCGAACGGCACCGCATGGTCACCCGGGACAGCCAGGGACGCTTCGTCCTCGGTCCCCGGCTCGGAGAGCTGTCCATCGCCACCGGAGAGGACCGGCTGCTGGCGGCCGCCAACCCCGTCCTCATCCAACTGCGCGACCTGACCGGCGAGAGCGCCCAGCTCTACCGCCGCCAGGGCGACGCGCGGGTGTGCGTGGCCGCGGCCGAGCGCACCAGCGGACTGCGCGACACCGTTCCCGTGGGCAGCGAACTGCCGATGAACGCCGGCTCGGCCGCGCAGGTCCTCGTGGCCTGGGAGGACTCCGACCGCATCCGCAAGGCCCTGCGTGGCGCCCACTTCACCGCCGCCACGCTGGCCCAGGTCCGGCGGCGGCGCTGGTCGCAGAGCGTCGGCGAACGCGAGCAGGGCGTCGCCTCGGTCTCGGCCCCGATCTCCGGACCGGGCGGACGCGTGATCGCCGCGGTCTCGGTGTCCGGGCCGATCGAACGCCTGACCCGCTCCCCCGGCCGCCTGCACGCCCAGGCCGTGACCTCGGCGGCGGAGAAGATCAGCGAGGCCCTGCACAACCACGAGCCGAACGGGCGATAG
- the leuC gene encoding 3-isopropylmalate dehydratase large subunit → MARTMAEKVWEEHVVRRAEGEPDLLYIDLHLVHEVTSPQAFEGLRLADRSVRRPDLTIATEDHNVPTENILLPIADPVSRTQIDTLRKNASDFGVRLHPMGDIEQGIVHVVGPQLGLTQPGMTVVCGDSHTSTHGAFGALAFGIGTSQVEHVLATQTLPMSPFKTMAVTVNGTLKEGVTSKDIILAVIAKIGTGGGQGYVIEYRGEAVRSLSMEARMTICNMSIEAGARAGMIAPDETTFDYIKGRPHAPAGAEWDAAVEHWRSLRTDDGAVFDTEVVLEADEISPFVTWGTNPGQGAPLDTAVPDPADFADPGARAAAEKALAYMDLRPGTPLREVRVDTVFLGSCTNGRMEDLRAAAEIIRGRRVADGVRMLVVPGSMRVKEQAAAEGLDELFKAAGAEWREAGCSMCLGMNPDQLEPGERSASTSNRNFEGRQGKGGRTHLVSPLVAAATAVRGTLSSPADL, encoded by the coding sequence ATGGCTCGCACGATGGCCGAGAAGGTCTGGGAGGAGCACGTCGTCCGACGTGCCGAGGGAGAGCCCGACCTGCTCTACATCGACCTGCACCTCGTGCACGAGGTGACCAGTCCCCAGGCGTTCGAGGGACTGCGGCTCGCCGACCGGAGCGTGCGCCGCCCCGACCTCACGATCGCGACCGAGGACCACAACGTCCCCACCGAGAACATCCTGCTGCCGATCGCCGACCCGGTGTCGCGCACCCAGATCGACACGCTGCGCAAGAACGCCTCGGACTTCGGTGTCCGCCTGCACCCGATGGGCGACATCGAGCAGGGCATCGTGCACGTGGTCGGCCCGCAACTGGGCCTCACCCAGCCCGGCATGACCGTCGTCTGCGGCGACAGCCACACCAGCACCCACGGCGCGTTCGGCGCCCTGGCGTTCGGCATCGGCACCAGCCAGGTCGAGCACGTCCTGGCCACGCAGACGCTGCCCATGTCGCCGTTCAAGACCATGGCGGTCACCGTCAACGGGACCCTGAAGGAGGGGGTGACCTCCAAGGACATCATCCTTGCCGTCATCGCCAAGATCGGCACCGGCGGCGGTCAGGGCTACGTCATCGAGTACCGCGGCGAGGCCGTCCGGTCGCTGTCGATGGAGGCCCGGATGACGATCTGCAACATGTCGATCGAGGCGGGCGCCAGGGCCGGGATGATCGCCCCGGACGAGACCACGTTCGACTACATCAAGGGGCGCCCGCACGCTCCCGCCGGCGCCGAATGGGACGCCGCCGTGGAGCACTGGAGGAGCCTGCGCACCGACGACGGCGCCGTCTTCGACACCGAGGTCGTGCTCGAGGCCGACGAGATCAGCCCGTTCGTCACCTGGGGCACCAACCCCGGCCAGGGCGCGCCGCTGGACACCGCCGTGCCCGACCCGGCCGACTTCGCCGACCCCGGTGCCCGCGCCGCGGCCGAGAAGGCGCTGGCCTACATGGACCTCCGCCCCGGCACGCCGCTGCGCGAGGTCAGGGTCGACACCGTGTTCCTGGGTTCCTGCACCAACGGCCGCATGGAGGACCTGCGCGCCGCCGCCGAGATCATCAGGGGCAGGAGGGTCGCCGACGGCGTCCGCATGCTGGTGGTGCCCGGCTCCATGCGGGTCAAGGAGCAGGCCGCGGCCGAAGGGCTGGACGAGCTCTTCAAGGCCGCCGGTGCCGAGTGGCGCGAGGCCGGCTGCTCGATGTGCCTGGGCATGAACCCCGACCAGCTCGAGCCGGGTGAGCGCAGCGCCTCGACCTCCAACCGCAACTTCGAGGGCCGGCAGGGCAAGGGCGGCCGGACCCACCTGGTGTCGCCGCTGGTCGCCGCCGCGACGGCCGTCCGGGGCACCCTGTCCTCACCCGCGGACCTGTAG